The Macaca nemestrina isolate mMacNem1 chromosome 6, mMacNem.hap1, whole genome shotgun sequence genome window below encodes:
- the LOC139363607 gene encoding LOW QUALITY PROTEIN: uncharacterized protein (The sequence of the model RefSeq protein was modified relative to this genomic sequence to represent the inferred CDS: inserted 3 bases in 3 codons; substituted 7 bases at 7 genomic stop codons): MDPSHLSQESAAPSRVMGYSPRGKSYQIKAKESLALFHLFYYSXFFPCSVASHLIINATRSDSPQTMTFDACLVMSCGDLQSQRQLAAAGKYLCPIHSRCXLPFCHTWECVIWTTQCQEWVPSEDFPLAVLKPYNHFTKGSAPPNCQHNQCNPVQISITIPTLQDSSPTLNCFYGMGTDVTGKDPIGFFKLHLITSSSLTFPPLSSSKXSSPPNDKTNVAIVEVKNLKQTLAIETGYHDANAWMEWIEYSVRTLNKSHYYACAQGRPEAQVIPFPLGWFSDQPGMSCMVALFXDPTAWGNEFCQILSLLFPEVQHPAGQPLRAIQPPSPDANFTSHLSXQGHLAFLGYLKGCSEFKYFQXFTNQSALVHARADVCXYFGGPLLDTLPSNWSSTCALTQLAIPFTLAFHQPEKGKPQHRKMREAPHGSFISHVYIAAVGVPQGVPDRFXAQDXIAAGFESLFPWLTINKNVDGINYIYYNQQRLLNYTRDAVKELAKQLGPTSQMAWENRMALHMILAEKGGVCVMIGTQCCTYIPNNTVPDGTITKALQGLTSLSNELATESGINDPFTGWLGKWFGNWKGLMASTITSLAVTIAVFIPVGCCIISCIHGLVQSLIETAVTRTLPSSSQSYTNRFFLLEEQQSXVILGKFE; this comes from the exons ATGGACCCATCACACCTGAGTCAAGAAAGTGCCGCCCCCTCCAGGGTCATGGGCTATAGTCCCAGGGGAAAATCCTACCAAATTAAAGCTAAGGAAAGTTTAGctctctttcatttattctattact tcttctttccttgttCTGTTGCTAGCCACCTCATTATTAATGCAACTAGATCAGACTCACCCCAAACCATGACCTTTGATGCTTGTTTAGTTATGTCTTGTGGGGATCTCCAAAGCCAGAGACAGCTTGCAGCAGCAGGGAAATATCTCTGCCCCATCCACAGCAGGT TTCTCCCATTTTGTCATACTTGGGAATGTGTCATTTGGACCACTCAATGTCAAGAATGGGTCCCCTCAGAGGATTTCCCGCTAGCAGTTCTAAAGCCCTATAATCATTTTACTAAAGGAAGTGCCCCTCCCAATTGTCAACATAACCAATGTAACCCAGTGCAAATTTCCATCACCATCCCAACTCTCCAAGATTCCTCCCCTACCCTGAACTGTTTTTATGGTATGGGAACAGATGTAACAGGAAAAGACCCTATAGGATTCTTCAAGTTGCACCTCATTACATCCTCATCCCTCACATTTCCACCACTATCCTCTTCTA GATCTTCTCCACCTAATGACAAAACCAACGTAGCTATTGtagaagttaaaaatttaaaacaaacactgGCAATTGAAACAGGATACCATGATGCAAATGCCTGGATGGAATGGATTGAATATTCTGTTCGCACTCTAAATAAAAGCCACTATTACGCTTGTGCGCAAGGTAGGCCAGAGGCCCAAGTTATCCCCTTTCCACTTGGATGGTTTTCTGACCAGCCAGGCATGAGCTGTATGGTGGCTCTTTTCTAAGACCCCACAGCCTGGGGTAATGAATTCTGTCAAATTCTCTCTCTGCTATTCCCTGAAGTTCAACATCCTGCAGGTCAGCCCCTGAGGGCCATCCAGCCTCCATCTCCAGATGCCAATTTTACCTCACATCTCTCATGACAGGGACATTTGGCATTTCTTGGATacctgaagggatgcagtgagTTTAAATATTTCCAATAGTTTACCAATCAGTCTGCCCTTGTTCATGCCCGTGCTGATGTATGTTGATATTTTGGTGGACCTCTACTGGACACTCTGCCAAGTAACTGGAGCAGCACTTGCGCTCTAACTCAACTGGCCATCCCTTTCActctggcatttcatcaaccagaaaaAGGGAAACCACAACACCGTAAAATGAGAGAGGCCCCTCATGGATCTTTCATCTCTCATGTTTATATAGCTGCAGTTGGAGTCCCACAGGGGGTACCTGATAGATTCTAAGCCCAAGACTAAATAGCGGCAGGATTTGAATCATTATTTCCATGGCtaactattaataaaaatgtagatggGATAAATTACATCTATTATAACCAGCAGCGATTACTTAATTACACTAGGGATGCTGTCAAAGAATTAGCCAAACAATTAGGGCCTACTAGCCAGATGGCTTGGGAAAACAGAATGGCCCTACATATGATATTAGCAGAAAAAGGTGGAGTTTGTGTTATGATAGGAACCCAATGCTGCACCTACATTCCCAACAATACAGTCCCTGATGGAACAATTACAAAAGCTTTACAAGGTCTTACCTCCTTATCAAATGAATTAGCCACAGAATCTGGGATAAACGACCCTTTCACAGGATGGTTAGGGAAATGGTTTGGTAATTGGAAAGGACTCATGGCCTCTACTATTACTTCTCTTGCAGTCACAATAGCTGTGTTTATTCCTGTTGGATGCTGCATCATATCCTGCATTCATGGACTAGTCCAAAGCCTTATAGAAACAGCTGTTACCAGAACCCTCCCTAGTTCTTCCCAATCCTATACTAATAGATTCTTTCTCCTGGAAGAACAACAAAGCTGAGTCATATTAGGTAAGTTTGAATAA